GTTTGGCCAAACCTTCTGATAGTTTTCTCACACCGTTagaaatttgtttatttgtgctcACTTGATTATGATTTTAACTATTTAGGTTTTATTCCTATTTTTAAATTTTCACACAACCATAGGAACCTCATACAGAAGACGTAGAAATGACAAGTGGAGCAAACATTACACAATGCTCTCAAAGAAAGACCAAACATTTCAAGTACTTTTTACAcaatgtcttttatttatttttttctaattacaGACTcatgggttaaaaaaaataataataaaaaaaggaaaacatcttTTTCTTTTCGTCCATACCCACTCCATCTGAAAAAGGAAAACGAACAGAAACGAGAAACCCCTCTCCACACAACCCAACCCCCCTCCCTCCCCCCGAAATAAAGCTCCGGAGCCCTCCTTAAGTAACCGATACCTGTAGCCCACGCGTTAGCGCTCCACCATGCCCTAACTGCACTGTGCACTGAGAAAAACAAGAACCCTCCTCTTCAACCTCTTTCTGGCCCTGCCTCTCTCACTCACTCGCAATTTAAGCAGCCATTGCTCTATCATGGATCTGCCTTCATGATATATAAATTTGTGGTGGATGTGTGCGGTGTCTGTATTTCTGTGTTAACATGGGCCTGGTGCATCTCAGTATATTCATGTTGGTAAAGCTCAGCGCTTGTTATTGTAATAAATGCCTCCCGCAGTGGGCCGGTGGTCGCCCTGTCCCCCTCCCCCGCCCCCCCACACGGAGAGGATGGGGTGAGTGTGCATAGCGGGagcagaaagagacagagacgcCGCCGAGACGGTAGGGGGCGCCGCAGCCACGGGAGGAGGGGTAGTCAGCCTCCACTGGTCCTGAAACCTGAAACGACAAGAAGTGGTCTAATATAcaaagagagagcaagagagacagaAGGGGGGAGGAGAAGCAGCACACGAACAGGGAAAGGATGGTCGGGGATGGCATATGGCagcatgaaacaaaaaaataacttttaaaacacaaaagaaaagatCTGAGAGCTCAGGCAATGTCATCTTACAATAGTCGTATTGTGTGGAAGATGGTTCAAGAACAGTAAAACGTAAAAACGCCAAACTCTAAAACCACTGTCGGAATAACACAGGTGGAGGAAGTAATCCGAGTGAGGGATGAGCAGGAAAGAAACCAGTGCTGGGAAGGAAAAGGGATTCCAGAGAgcacagaaaaataataagagaATATGATCTCAAATAGCACAACTTTGTGAAAACAACAACATTCTTGCTATTAAATTGTTCACATATTCATGttacaatcattaaaaaaaaaaattaacattttttttcctctgtttgcCTTTTGAGTGCAAACATAAGAGGGGCTGTTTGCCAGACAAAAGGACACACATCTGCAGCCTGAGATTACATCATCTTCTCAAATGTAAACAAATGCCACCAAATCTCCCCAACGGCCATATTGTACCTTACCAGGGTGATCGCAACACCTCctcacacgcacgcgcacacacaatcGCACACTGCGGCCAGTCAGTCTGTCTTTCCTGGAGAGGCCCCCCCccccttttgtcttttttttcttcttttttttttcttccttttttgataggggtctttttttcttttatatagggATATGGGATGATAGTAAAGGGGGATTTCATAGGGGGGCGGGGAGGTATTAGTAGGGGGAGTACCACGATGTTGTTCGCCCTCGGCCCctggaaaagagagagaaaaagagggtgAGTTCTTTTTTGTGGTTGGTTTAAGACGACGGACACCAATTAAATTTTTTGGGGGGTGtaagtgtctgtgtgtcagtaatatgcatttaaaagggCCTTATCGTTTGAGGACAAGGTGAACATTTATGCACTCATATTTCAGGTATACACATTAAttcaaaaaaggaaatgcaatgtATACCCCTCTTCTTCTGATAACACGTTTTAATTACTGATTAATGCAAACATGTATAAAGAAtccagtaaatgtttttttaataaaaagggaAGCTGAGGAAGATTATCCAACAGCAGAATGTGTGTTTGTTATATTCAGGCTTTAGAAATGATCTTGTGTCCAGTGTAGGGGACAGTGAAGCacgctctccctctttctctctctctgaacagGGCGGCTCCTGTGGTCTCTTTAAAGGAGAGATCCTGGGGACATGAACCCtccaacacatgcacacacagttaCAGTCAATGACACACAGCTCTCCACAGGTGGACTGGGCCACACACACACTCGTATACATCAATAAATCCACAGACATCCATTCAGGCAGCCATAGACACTCTTCATTCACACAAACCCCCTCAAGGAACGTCCTGTGAGCTTTATGGCACAGAATCCTCTGTGTTTTCTGTTGGATACTAAAACAGTCAATATCAGGCTGCAGGAATGAACCCTCCATTCTGGAATCATGCAAGGGGGTGAAAATGAACCGAAATGGGCTTTTCTGAACCAAACTTGCCTGAGTTCAAAACACACACTTGCCTTCAAGTTATTCAGAGCTGAGCTTGACATCCAGCTACATACTCAACCTAGTTTATCTTTTTGTACGGTCTAATCCCATTGGCTAACTTAAATTTACTTTATTCATATAATAACCTACTTAATATcaaatctatttcaaatctgtATATCAACTCGGGTGTGGgataaaagaaatttaaaaaacagGGCATTTTTACAAGGCATTAACTCAAGCTCCACTCCAACAAAAAGAGTCAAAGTGTGGCAGTGCACGTACAAGAGTTTTCCAAAAAACTGATGTACAAGATTCTGATTCATAAAATGCTTTCACCCTACCAGATCTTTTAATACAAATGCTTCCAACAATCTTCTATTTATATCCCTTCATCACCAAAACTAATAAAGCCAAAAGAAATCGAGTGCAAAATCCACCCAGAGGGCCTAACAGGATTTGGATTGTGTCCCAAAACCTTGTGAAAGGATCTAAAGAGGACAACGGGCCTTTTTAAAATTCACCACTGTGTAAGCAGCCCACTTGGTTTTGAGACACAATGCAGAAATGATCTTCACATTGGGAAGCAGACTGACTTCCAAACCTCTGGTGAGCGCGAAGGCTCATTCCATGCTCAGAATCTTACACTGCAGGAGAGAAATGGACAGCGATGATGACGATGGCTGTGCATGCGTGTTTAATGGTTTGTAATACTTCCTCAGTTTTCCTTTTAACATGACGACACACAGGAGCTTGTACAGAGAGTGCAgactacaaataaaaaataaaactgatacaATTTTACAAAACTTCATGTTGTTATAAATCCGATAACCTGTGTGTGAACGTGAATTTCATATTCTGATACATATTTCTTCTGAAACATTTTTCCAGAAATGTCTTGCATGACAAGATgggataaataaaatatataacaaaatgaaGCATCAACATTTAGAAAGACTTATTTTGGACTGTTCCCTGTTGCCCCCACCCCGATGCACACACACTTTCCCAGCAGCACTCTCTGTCAGGATGGAGCCTGTGTGTCAGTCACTGTCAAACATGCAAGGCTGGCATGGAGCTCACCTGAAGGCCCGTCCTCTGCCTCTGGGAGGGGTATAGCCACTGTAGTAGCGTGCACGTGATGAGAAGTTTCCTCCCCGTGAGCGGAAGCGGGCCCGAGGGAAACCGCGGTCTGTGGTGCTAATGCCAGGACGATTTGTTCTCTTGGCCCCAACCTGTAAGAACAGTTGGGAAATGTATGATTACTTTAAAAGACTGCAAGAAATTCTGAAATGTATACAAAccctaaaaaaaacaccaactttatTAAGGGGTAAGAGAGAACTGAAAACATATCTGATGCATTTTTACACATATAATATTTGTTGTTgctgaaattttatttttaattttatgttgactttaaaagTCAAAATGCATTATCAGTATTAGTTAGCAAACTTGTAATGCCTTGTCTCACCTTAATTTGCCTTCCTCTGAATAAAGACTCATCCAGTGCCATAGCTGTCCTAACAGACTCCTTGTCTGCAAACTCTATATATGCAAACCTGAAACATGAAGAGTGCAAACCATCAAATGAGGTCAGGTGAGGTCAACTGAAAAGAACAGGAAAGCATACACTGAATCcgctattaattatttattgttgtaactaagcatatatatatatacactaatgcATGCATCAAAAACTAAATATGCATATTGTTACAAATGTATAAAGATATGAACAGAACACTGTGTTCAAAGAAGCTGTGATTAAAGTTTTGCATCAAAAGTTACCCTATGCAATGTGGCAGCTTTAACACTgtacaccagaaaaaaaaaaaactcacacctCACAGTCTCAAGATACTGAGCGGCCCCATTCAAAAAGAGAAACAAATCTATTCATATCGattctgaaaataaaatttattttaaggtttaaaataataaaaaatgaagtgtACTTTATTAAGCAAAACTACTGCAGAATATTTGTGAATTTCTTCAATGGCTACTGTTCAGTTTGTGGGTTGAGGTGATGTATCAGTGCCTTCTCTAAACCTACGGTGCCTACCCCCAGCAGATGCTGCACGACGGAGAACAAGaaaataagatggcaaagaaaaaGACGAATGTCAAAGATAAGGAGGTGGAGGTTAATAGGGAAAAACAAACTGAGGAATGCATGAATTACCCTTTAGGGTGTCCTGTAAACTTGTCACATAAGATGGTGACTCTGTTTACGGAACCACAGCCATGGAAATGCGCCTCCAACTCCTCTGCCGTCGCACCGTAATCCACCTGCAAAAGAAAATCAAATCACCACCACTTCTAACATGTCATTAAATCAAGCatgctataaaaaatattatggcATGCGACAAACTCAATTTTATATGCAACATATGAATGTAGTATTAAATCAAGcaaaatgcatgcaaaattaaatgcaacaaaatacatatatacagcTCGTAAACCAAGAAGGAGTGAGAATAATCGGCCATACATTTCCAACATAAATAGATCTGCCATCTGCTTCCATCTTCTCTTCAATGGACATAATGACAGGGCCAGCTGCAAAGAGAAAACACTGTATTGCCATGCAACTCTCATCTATCGCCATATGCAAGCATGTGATTTACCACAGAATCCATTGTCTTCAAGTTTACTGCATAGCTTCATGGCTGAAATCTAGGTTACGTTCTGTTTCTAGTCGTATCTCGATTGACCTCAAATGGTCCAGTGCTAGTTATTCTTCTCCCTCTAATGCAGTCCTATTCATCAGCACTGTCTGTTCTGCAGTGCTCTCCTTTTTTgctcaatcttccccagacttgcCCGTTCACCctcccttattcattcatttagtcTCACTCACCAGGTGGAGGACTGAGATTCATCTGTTTCTCCACCTCGTTCTGTAGCTCCTTCAGTTTCTCTGCCTCCTCCTCCATCTCTCTCACCCGGGCTTTAATTGCCTCCAGCTCCTGAAAAGGCAAAAGTATTAACATATTAACTTTATCCATCAAAAACATGGTATATTAGTCATTTAACAAAACAGGAACTGAATGTTTTGCATAACTACATcctgaataaattattttggtGTCCCTTATCGACAGCCACATTGGATCTATAGTGCATCAATATCATGTGTTGCTGCTAAACCCATTTTGAAATGCACAAGGGATTTCTTTACCAGAATGCACACACATTCGTTATTCTCACCAGTGATCGTGGACACAGCATGCACATGCACTTTCACAAGTGATCGTGCGCCGAGCTCCTTCGAACCACCATTTATTACTGTCCAGTCAGCAAGACGCCCTAAGCATGATGCCATCCGTGACCTCGTGCGCGAGAGAACACACTTTTGGTGTGTGTTTAAATGCACGCACGCGAGTTTCAGCAGTGCTGCATTGCAGGGCAATGGGAGTCGCACTGTATCGCGAGTAAAGTAACCCAGCATGCTTGAGACGTCCTCTTTCACGCAATTAAAACAAGATTTTCCATGATGCGAGCGACAGTGactaattatttaaatactacaGATCCTCACTGCACGATTAAATAAAAGCAGACATGCATTTAGCATGCAAATGCGTGACCTACTATAGCTCCAATAATGTTAATGGAAAGAAACGCACCAGCCCAGCCCAGCCCTAATGGGCCACCTCCATCACAAAATCACCCACAAATGATGCAATACATCACGAGCGGCATTTAAACTTTAACGCAAAAAAATCATCACGGTGATACAGATGTGCATTAACGTTAAATACAGTGCGCTTTACCCCCCAACAACTCTGTAGTTTTCCTTAATGTTCCCAATTTGACGCAAAACCTGAAAGTAAAAAAAGCATCTCACGCATCTTTTTACATGTCACACACGTCGCATAAAGATTTATTCCATTGCAGAGGCCAACAACAGTCACGCGCAGTTAACATTACCAACACGACTTACTTTAGCACGCCAAAAATATAACTGATCCGAAAAGAGGCGTGTTTACCGTGAGCCGTCTGCTTCTTTGCGGATGGACCCACACTGCTGCGGCTAATGGCGGCCTGTCCTACCCTCGCCCCTGTCTCTTACATCTCCCGTCTCGCATTT
This genomic stretch from Carassius carassius chromosome 42, fCarCar2.1, whole genome shotgun sequence harbors:
- the LOC132124505 gene encoding polyadenylate-binding protein 2-B-like isoform X2; the encoded protein is MAEFGNGLAEESLLDSDPGHSELEDPGVGDEEPGLDEGEAAIEDPELEAIKARVREMEEEAEKLKELQNEVEKQMNLSPPPAGPVIMSIEEKMEADGRSIYVGNVDYGATAEELEAHFHGCGSVNRVTILCDKFTGHPKGFAYIEFADKESVRTAMALDESLFRGRQIKVGAKRTNRPGISTTDRGFPRARFRSRGGNFSSRARYYSGYTPPRGRGRAFRGRGRTTSWYSPY
- the LOC132124505 gene encoding polyadenylate-binding protein 2-B-like isoform X1; translation: MAEFGNGLAEESLLDSDPGHSELEDPGVGDEEPGLDEGEAAIEDPELEAIKARVREMEEEAEKLKELQNEVEKQMNLSPPPAGPVIMSIEEKMEADGRSIYVGNVDYGATAEELEAHFHGCGSVNRVTILCDKFTGHPKGFAYIEFADKESVRTAMALDESLFRGRQIKVGAKRTNRPGISTTDRGFPRARFRSRGGNFSSRARYYSGYTPPRGRGRAFRFQDQWRLTTPPPVAAAPPTVSAASLSLSAPAMHTHPILSVWGGGGGGQGDHRPTAGGIYYNNKR
- the LOC132124505 gene encoding polyadenylate-binding protein 2-B-like isoform X3, with translation MEEEAEKLKELQNEVEKQMNLSPPPAGPVIMSIEEKMEADGRSIYVGNVDYGATAEELEAHFHGCGSVNRVTILCDKFTGHPKGFAYIEFADKESVRTAMALDESLFRGRQIKVGAKRTNRPGISTTDRGFPRARFRSRGGNFSSRARYYSGYTPPRGRGRAFRFQDQWRLTTPPPVAAAPPTVSAASLSLSAPAMHTHPILSVWGGGGGGQGDHRPTAGGIYYNNKR